The proteins below come from a single Pedobacter aquae genomic window:
- a CDS encoding DUF2971 domain-containing protein, which produces MTRNQKIDEYISKAQGFIPGLRASSIFSMFGGDEKSEPTSGKIELSAKFLNEKVLSEGKIKFTHYTSLRNAINILNSGSIRLYNCFNLNDKNEIKYLLDKSPIDFSEEEIDKYKREHFILSGSLIQDDNEEDYNLWRLYGDNCKGVAIIFEISEKITNWSKVYLQKVAYERDNKSNIYDYLKFHKEFNDKYLLFENKPELFALLSTGVKNEIWSVENEFRVIVKNPFNEYSLESNDCVDCNTNISKTLKHEYNFNGKLVSYVELPLHINDRKSELINLPLSSKQVDLIDYVPNLEIKKIILGPNSHLEDYSNFIDYITWVQSRLKCKLKVGMSKFQD; this is translated from the coding sequence ATGACAAGAAATCAAAAAATTGATGAATACATTTCTAAAGCACAAGGATTCATCCCCGGTTTAAGAGCTAGTTCTATATTTTCTATGTTTGGTGGTGATGAAAAATCAGAACCAACTTCTGGTAAAATTGAATTAAGTGCAAAGTTTTTAAATGAGAAAGTTTTATCGGAGGGTAAAATTAAATTTACTCACTACACAAGCCTAAGAAATGCAATCAATATTCTAAACTCAGGAAGTATTAGGCTATATAATTGTTTTAATTTGAATGATAAAAACGAGATAAAATATCTTTTGGATAAATCACCTATTGATTTTAGTGAAGAAGAAATTGATAAATATAAACGAGAGCACTTTATATTATCTGGTTCATTAATACAAGATGATAACGAAGAGGATTATAATTTGTGGCGTTTATATGGTGATAATTGCAAAGGTGTTGCTATTATATTTGAAATAAGTGAAAAAATTACAAATTGGTCAAAAGTTTATTTACAAAAAGTCGCCTATGAAAGAGACAATAAAAGTAATATTTATGATTATTTAAAATTCCATAAAGAATTTAATGATAAGTATCTGCTTTTTGAGAATAAGCCCGAGCTTTTTGCGCTACTTTCTACAGGTGTAAAAAACGAAATATGGTCAGTTGAAAATGAGTTTAGGGTTATTGTGAAAAATCCATTTAATGAGTATTCATTAGAATCAAATGATTGTGTTGATTGTAATACTAACATTTCAAAAACTTTAAAACATGAATATAATTTTAATGGAAAGTTAGTATCATATGTTGAACTTCCATTACACATTAATGACAGGAAATCAGAATTAATAAATTTACCTTTATCAAGTAAACAAGTTGATTTAATTGATTACGTTCCTAATTTAGAGATCAAGAAAATAATTTTAGGGCCAAATAGCCATTTAGAAGATTATAGTAATTTTATTGACTACATAACTTGGGTTCAAAGTAGATTGAAATGTAAATTGAAGGTAGGTATGTCAAAATTTCAAGATTAG